From the genome of Fundidesulfovibrio putealis DSM 16056:
CTCCAAGAATCAACTTTCTCAACGGACTGCCATGGAAGACTGGAAAATCAAGAAGACAGAGGTCCTGGATAAGGCCAAACGTATAGTCGTCAAGGTCGGCAGCGCGGTTTTGACCACCGGCAGCGGCCTGGATCAGAACGTGGTGAAGAGCCTCGCCAAGGACATCGCCGCGCTCGTCAAGCAGGGCCGCGAAGTCCTGCTGGTCACCAGCGGGGCCGTGGCTGCCGGGCGCGCCGTGATCCGCCAGAACGACCTGGACGGCCTGCCCGACCGGCAGGCGGCCTCGGCCATCGGGCAGAGCCGCCTGATGCACGCCTACGACCAGGCCTTCGGCGACTACGGCATCGTCACCGCGCAGCTGCTGCTCACCCGCGACGACCTGGAAGGGCGCGAGCGCTACCTGAACGTGCGCAACACCCTGCGCACGCTGCTCAGCTGGCATTGCCTGCCCGTGGTCAACGAGAACGACACCGTGGCCGTGCAGGAGCTGGTCTACGGCGACAACGACTGCCTCTCCTCGCTGCTGGTTGGCGTGGTGGGTGCGGACCTGTTCGTGAACCTGACCTCGGCCAAGGGCGTGTACACCGAAAATCCTGAAGAAAACCCCGGCGCGTCCTGCCACCCCTGCCTGGAAGGCATCGGCAGCCTGGATCTGGAGACCATGTGCCGGGGGAAGACCGTGAGCGGCACCGGCGGCATGCACTCCAAGCTGCTGGCGGCCCGGCGCGCGGCCCAGCTGGGCGTGCCCACGCTCATCGTGTCCGGGCGCGAACACGACCGCATGAGCCGCGTGTTCGCCGGGGAGGACCTGGGCACCTGGGTTCCCGCCGACGCCCGCGCCATCTCGCGCCGCAAGTTCTGGCTGGCCTACACCTCGGAGCCCAAGGGCGAGCTGTGGATCGACACCGGCGCGGCCCAGGCGCTTCGCCAGGGCGGCAAGAGCCTGCTGCCTGCGGGCATCGTGCGCGTTGAGGGAGAATTCGAGAAGGGCGCGATCGTGCGGATTCTTGACTTCCAGGGCCAGACCGTAGGGGTTGGCCTGGCCAACTACGACTGCGCCGAGATGAAGAAGATCATGGGCCTGAAATCCGCCAAGATCGAGCAGGTACTGGGCCAGGCTCCGTACCCCGAGGCCGTGCACCGCGACAACATGGTGCTGGACGCGGCGCTGTAGACCTCGCGTACTGTCACAACAAATCAAGGCGGACGTCCATCTGGGCGTCCGCCTTTTAAATTTCCGCGCGCAAGTCGCGTTATTCCTCCAGCGGCACCAGCACCCGGAAGGGCTGTACCACCTTCTGGGCCTTGGCCACGTTGTGCAGGCGCATCAGGCTGTAGCTGTTGACCTCAAGCCCCTTGGCCAGGAGCATCGCCCCGGCCTCGCTCATGAGGTCCTCGCCCAGGATCATGCCTTCCTTCAGTTCCACCAGCCGGATGTCCCTGGGCCGCACACCCGTGTCCGCCAGGACGTAGCGCTCGAAAATATCCAGCATGTGGATGTCGTAGACGCCCTCGGCCTGTTTCATCTTGCCGATGGCGTCCAGCTTGTTGCCCAGGCACCCCTCCAGGTTGTCGAATGCCAGGCAGATTTTCAGGATGCGCGCCCCGCGCGGCTGGTCGGGGTGGTCGGCCAGGGAGTCCTCCTGGTGCACGATCATCTCGCGCACGTCCTCCAGGCGCGGGATGCTGGAGAGCAGCTGCGCGCCCACCGTGGGGTGCATGTTGTAGATCTGGGACTCCTCCGGGGTGAGTCCGCCAGCGCAGCGGTTCTTGCTGACGATGTCCTCGGGGATGAAGATGCAGCCGATCTGGGAGAGCATGGCCGCCAGCTCGAATTTCCAGGGGTCCTTCACCTTCAGCCGGGCGACCATGTTCTTGACGTGGCGCTTGATGCGCTCCGAGCGGCCGAAAGCTTCAGGGTTCACCTGCCCGAGAATCTCCGTGAGCACCTTGATGCAGCCTTGCAGCGTGCCGCGCAGGAGCTCCTTTTCCGCAGTGACCAGCCGGTACTGCTCCAGGGCGGCGTCCAGGCTCTTGACCAGCGTGTCCTGGGAGCATGGCTTGGTCAGGAAGCGGAAGAGGTGCCCCTCGTTGACCCCGGCGATGGCAGATTCCATGTCGGCATGGCCCGTGAGCATGATCTTTACGGTCAGGGGGCTGGCCTCTTCCACCTTGGCCAGGAACGCGAACCCGTCCATGCCGGGCATGCGCAGGTCCGCCACCACCACCGCGAAGTTTCCCTGGCGCACCAGGGCCAGGGCTTCGACGGGATCGCTCTGGATTTCCACGTCGAAGCGGTGGCTCAGGTTTCGCCTGAGCATCTCCAGAACCCTGGCGTCGTCGTCAACGAACAGTATCTTCATGCGCCGTCTCCGCTTTCCAATGCCTCGAGGCATGCCTGCCTCCAGGTTTCGAGCCTGCCGGACAGCCCCGTCTGTTCCAGGTGGGCCAGGTCCATCTTGTGGGGGGCGTAGGAGGGGTTGATGACCACGAACTCGTGCTCGAACACGTTGGCCGCGTGAACCGCCGTGACCGTGGACATGGCGGTCAGGCCCAGGGCCGAGGGGATGTGGTGGAAGGCCACGGCCTCAAGGACGGCGTCGGAGATGCCCC
Proteins encoded in this window:
- the proB gene encoding glutamate 5-kinase, translating into MEDWKIKKTEVLDKAKRIVVKVGSAVLTTGSGLDQNVVKSLAKDIAALVKQGREVLLVTSGAVAAGRAVIRQNDLDGLPDRQAASAIGQSRLMHAYDQAFGDYGIVTAQLLLTRDDLEGRERYLNVRNTLRTLLSWHCLPVVNENDTVAVQELVYGDNDCLSSLLVGVVGADLFVNLTSAKGVYTENPEENPGASCHPCLEGIGSLDLETMCRGKTVSGTGGMHSKLLAARRAAQLGVPTLIVSGREHDRMSRVFAGEDLGTWVPADARAISRRKFWLAYTSEPKGELWIDTGAAQALRQGGKSLLPAGIVRVEGEFEKGAIVRILDFQGQTVGVGLANYDCAEMKKIMGLKSAKIEQVLGQAPYPEAVHRDNMVLDAAL
- a CDS encoding HD domain-containing phosphohydrolase produces the protein MKILFVDDDARVLEMLRRNLSHRFDVEIQSDPVEALALVRQGNFAVVVADLRMPGMDGFAFLAKVEEASPLTVKIMLTGHADMESAIAGVNEGHLFRFLTKPCSQDTLVKSLDAALEQYRLVTAEKELLRGTLQGCIKVLTEILGQVNPEAFGRSERIKRHVKNMVARLKVKDPWKFELAAMLSQIGCIFIPEDIVSKNRCAGGLTPEESQIYNMHPTVGAQLLSSIPRLEDVREMIVHQEDSLADHPDQPRGARILKICLAFDNLEGCLGNKLDAIGKMKQAEGVYDIHMLDIFERYVLADTGVRPRDIRLVELKEGMILGEDLMSEAGAMLLAKGLEVNSYSLMRLHNVAKAQKVVQPFRVLVPLEE